A window of the Henckelia pumila isolate YLH828 chromosome 3, ASM3356847v2, whole genome shotgun sequence genome harbors these coding sequences:
- the LOC140892232 gene encoding uncharacterized protein has translation MGLKNMLDSWRSISFKSSIFSTFTFILIILVLLFADAIIYNGSSDDDHQLQTQISAEEIKVNSLTDEIFTETDEKFVRPDEKFTETDKKWELFESSDLATKFDSRVKEFFRRNECKVKFFMTWIAPADSYREREFFGLETLFHTNPQSCLIILSESMDSVYGDKILEPLIGCGFRVLAVTPDLWDLFNKTPAESWFREIKNGSRDPGQIPLPQNLSNLMRLAALYKYGGVYLDTDFVILKDLSRLRNVIGAQSVDMKGNWTRLNNAVLVFDREHPLVYKFMEEFASTFDGNRWGHNGPYLVSRVVDRVARNEGFKFTVLPPMAFYPVDWTRIDSYFARPRDPAHAKWADSKLRQLKKSSYGVHLWNRESGKFKIEKGSIIDRLLNDHCVICTRDTAVS, from the coding sequence atgggTTTGAAAAATATGTTGGATTCTTGGAGATCCATTTCCTTTAAATCGAGCATATTCTCCACCTTCACTTTCATTTTGATCATTTTGGTTTTACTTTTCGCCGACGCGATTATATACAATGGGAGCAGTGATGATGATCATCAGCTGCAGACTCAGATTTCAGCGGAAGAGATCAAAGTCAATTCATTAACAGATGAGATTTTCACAGAAACCGATGAAAAGTTTGTTCGTCCAGACGAAAAGTTTACAGAAACTGACAAAAAGTGGGAACTTTTCGAATCCTCTGATTTAGCAACGAAGTTCGACTCGAGGGTGAAGGAATTCTTCCGCAGAAATGAATGCAAAGTAAAGTTCTTCATGACATGGATCGCCCCGGCGGATTCGTATCGAGAAAGAGAGTTTTTCGGGCTCGAGACCTTGTTCCACACCAATCCGCAAAGCTGTTTGATTATACTTTCGGAAAGCATGGATTCAGTTTATGGAGACAAGATTCTGGAGCCGTTGATCGGGTGTGGTTTCCGGGTTCTGGCCGTGACTCCGGACCTCTGGGATCTATTCAACAAGACTCCTGCTGAATCTTGGTTCAGAGAAATCAAGAACGGGAGCAGGGATCCAGGGCAGATCCCTCTGCCTCAAAATTTGTCGAATCTGATGAGACTTGCTGCATTGTACAAATATGGAGGGGTTTATTTGGACACAGATTTCGTAATCTTGAAAGATCTTTCAAGGTTAAGGAATGTAATTGGAGCTCAAAGTGTTGACATGAAGGGAAACTGGACCAGATTGAACAATGCGGTTCTTGTTTTTGACAGGGAGCATCCACTTGTGTACAAGTTTATGGAGGAATTTGCATCAACTTTTGATGGGAATCGATGGGGTCACAATGGGCCATATTTGGTCTCTAGAGTGGTTGATAGGGTGGCAAGAAATGAGGGGTTCAAGTTCACAGTCTTGCCACCAATGGCTTTCTACCCCGTGGATTGGACTCGGATAGACAGTTATTTCGCCCGACCCCGTGACCCGGCCCACGCGAAATGGGCCGATTCCAAGCTTCGACAGCTCAAGAAGTCGAGCTATGGGGTGCATTTGTGGAATAGGGAAAGTGGTAAATTCAAGATTGAAAAAGGGAGTATTATTGATAGGTTGTTGAATGATCATTGTGTCATATGCACTAGGGATACTGCAGTTTCTTGA